In the genome of Plectropomus leopardus isolate mb chromosome 19, YSFRI_Pleo_2.0, whole genome shotgun sequence, the window atttgtttgtttttgttggaagTCCATATCGATATTTCTGCACGTGTatccgctttttttttttcagacagtgtGGTACAGTTACtcgtgcacatacacacaaaccaaCCGATGCCttgacttaaaaacaaaaaagaaaaaaaatcatggagcCGTAACATCTGTAACAagtttataatgtatttttatattctattttgtacgtggaaaataacattaaatgacCTTTTCAGATAAGAACATTATGCCTTATTACGGAGAGTAATTTGATGAGTATAACTATCCTTCATGTGTCATTAGTAATCAATGTCCTGATATACTGGAGTCTCTGATGTCCTCTGTATTAACTTGAGCCTTTGAGATCAACATCGCTTGCCCTCTGTGCCTTTTGTATACTCTGAGTGTGACGATTAACAGTGTAGTACGACATTAATCTACTCTTCAAGTGTAGGTTACTAACTGTTACCACTTCTGTGATTATTAACCACTTTAATGGTATCTTACAGAAGCCGACAGCGGCCGTCCTCcccattatttttctcattccGTTATTTCAAGATTGtgagttaattattttgttatattgtgaAAATGACGACCCAAAacaaaaggtttttattttggttgttaaAGGAAGGTTGTTATTTCacgaaaaacaaaatgatctaCATTTTATCACGAGAAGTAAATTCGAGAACTCTAGCTTTCAAGATAATCAACCCGTATCACAAGGAaacaaaaggtttttaaaatctgttatcTCGAGAAAATAAGCTTTTTCCTCGAAATGACAAGTTCATTATTCCATTATCTTGAGATAACAAGTCGAGTATTTTGTTATCCCAAAGAGAGCCTTGTTATCAGGTGACAAGGAGATAGTCAACCTGTTATCACGTGAAAACAAAGGTTGTTTTAGTTTATCTTATgtagaaaataagcttttttaTGCAGTGATAACAAGgtcattattttgttgaaaCTAAAAGTTATGTCATTAGCAAAATTAGCTCATTTATCTGGAGATATCGAGATGATCAACCCATTAtcataagaaaacaaaagtttgatttttattttaacttgaaaaaacaagcttttctaTCTCATGATAACAAGTTTGTTATCCTGTTATCTCGAGAAAAGAGCTTTGTTATCTTGTGATAGCGAGATAATCAACCTGTAACCACgagaaaacgtttttttttttcatttgttatcctgagaaaaacttgaaataacttaattatgtatttatctcTAGATAAAAAGCTCTGTTATTTCTtgataaaaagataattaacCCCttatcaagaaaaaacaaaaagttttatcCAAAGAAAAAGAGCTTTGTGATCTAATAAGTTATTCAATCAACCCGTTATccctaaaataaaaaggttttatgTCGTTATCTCGAGATAACAATTTAATTATGTcgttttaaactgaaaatatcaGATCAAGGCAAACAAACTACTTAAAATCAGTTGctacgttttgtttttgtaattatctCCTTAATTTAAGACAGAAGAGCTTGTTTTTATCgagataatgaaataaaattacatttttcttgagTTAAACAaccttttgttttcctgtgaTAATGGGTTGATTATCCTGTTATTTTAAGATAGTAACAgtcttttttgcaaaataaaacaattaactCGTGATCTCGCGATAAcgggatttaaaaaatatttgggaGGACGGCCGCTGTTGACTTCCGTAGTATCTGTCTCTGCTTtgaattcctttaaaaacaaaaaaaaaagaattacatgTGTGTCTAAAgaaacgaacaaaaaaaaaaatatgtgttggaacttttaactttttaaagtgaGCAGGAATAACTCTTTGTACACTATTAAACTCATAGTTGTTAAACTAACAatctttgttgctttttctctgtAGCTCTTAATTATGCAAATCAGCTTCCTTTCTGCATACTAATCACCAAACACTCGTCagatacagagagagggagggaggaaagaaacCCGGCAGATATTTCAGTCAAAACGCAGGGAAAGGGCCACAACatgtttttccccatttctCCCTTTCTGCgctccttttcttgttttctatCCACTCCTGCTATTTAAGTAGACACATTGATGTGTGTAATAAGAGAGGACAAAACACACCCAGCTCACCATGGTTTCTCTGAGGCATGCACAtgtataacagaaaaaaaagggaggaggggGTTCAGGTTTGGAGGAGATGGCTGGGGAATTAAAGGGAAATTGATTGTGCAAGCTCGCCCTCAAACATCTGCAGAGTAAATATACAACATCACTGCCTGTCGCTGTAGTCTCTAAAAAACAGCCTCTTATACATGTGTCATGGTAGCTGCATTTGTTTTAGCCTTTAAAGCTTGAGCagaatggtttgatttctttcaaaagcctgggggaaaaaaggcgataagcaacttaagaagaaatgaccccaaaaaatttacaagaaatcagtgaaaagttacaagaaaataatctgaaaatgagcaaaaaaaaaagaagaaaaaaagcagagtaaaacaaaacaaaaatagggAAGTTACCTcagaaaagtgtattttttttatatataattcttaaacagaattaaaatatattattatgataattctaataatggctttctggacatttctcccTTTATCTTGTAAAAGGTTATGAAAAAAGTGACTGGTAATAgaccaaaaaacagtttaaaacaaaaggccttataatatttataaaaatactgtgctgtacatttttaattgtttttaatgatataaaataattcccttcagcacattttcaggtcattttcttgtcaccttttacacttttttttttttttgttgccaattttgaggatatttcttgcttagttgctcattgcatttccACCCctcttgttttcaaaagaaatcagactcattttttctggtttcagaggttaaagtgcttataaaagacatttaaaagcagGGCAAAAAACAGGTGTGAAAAGGTTAAGAAAACCAgactaaatctactaattccttgcaatttgcagacacccccgaaagaaatcaaaccaatttgctcatgtttcagacATTTAAATACTTCTGGAAGACGTTCGAATGCAGCCCAGAAAACTGACGTCATTCCAGcttccaaagggttaattagtCCCCCTCTTTTTGAGGATCCACTTATTAAAAATTGAAACATAAAGAGCGATAAACATGGGTTAATTTGGgcattttgtgtcacttcagGTTAAGGTTTCACACgcaggataaaaaaaaggaggaaaatcacatgggtttttttttctccccgtGGTGAATGCAGCAGTGGGTGGCTCATTCGTCCTCTCCCTGCCCTTCCTGCTTTCATTGTGGAGTTGAGGGGTGATATTGAACTTCAGGCTTGGAGTTGAGCCTGCTCTGCGGCCGCAACCCCCTgatcacagagagaaagagagagaggacatAATGTGTCCGCTGCAGACAGGAAGAGGCAAGATAGCAAAGAAAGTACAAGAGAGACTGTGTGGATTTATAAATGGGTGGGGGTGCATGTGGATGGGTGTGTTctcttgtctctgtttttcctgttttcagtcAAGTTTTGgagctgctttttgtgtgtgtctcctaGTCTGGTATGAGACACTCTTCAAGCATCTGGTAATGTATTCTGCAGTCAGCGCCTCGCCACTGCCAACACTGGGGCCCAGAGCTCCCAcaatcaaagtgtgtgtgtgtgtgtgtgtgtgtgtgtgtgtgtgtgtgtgagcgagagagagagagataaagagtgAAAGTGAGAGGAAACGACAGGTTGATTTACATTActatgtatgcacacacataatgaACAGCTCCACATTCCCTCTGCTTGGTAAATATTTGATGGCGGAGCGACAGAATGATTTTTAGCTGAATACACTCGTAGAAGTAAAGGTGCTAACTAGAACCAACCATGGTTCCATGGCTTTTTTCCCGTAAGAGAAACCAGTTTTGGTACACAGTTGAAGCTTTTATTAAGGTTTCAACTGGAACACTTTGAGAGGGATCTACCTAGAATTTTACATAAATACCAAGGACCATCTGTTAATGGTTCCacccaaaacccccaaaaagaGATTCTACGGAGAACCCTTCTATGGTGTAATTGCTCCATGCAGAACTCTCTCTGGGTGTGCTATCCAGTACATTTTCACATCTACAATGCTATCCTTCCAGGGAATTCTACCAAGAACCCTTTCGTGTTCCAAGGGTTTCAGCTAGAACTCACCCAAGGGGTTTTACTGAGAAACTATTCATAGTCCAAGGGTGTCATCTAGAACCTACTCAGTGTGTTATATCGAGAACCCTTTCATATTCTGAGGGTTTCATCTACAACCCACCACATGGATTCTACCAAGAACCTTCTCATGTTCCAAGGCTTTCATTTAGTTCTACTGAAAACCAGTAATGGTCCAAGGGTATCATCCAGAACCCATCCAGGGGATTCGACCAATAACTCTTTCATATTCTAAGGGTTTCTTCTAGAACCCAACAAAGGGGTTATTTTGAGAACCTTTTTATATCCTAAGGGTTTAATCAAGAACCCACCCAGAGGATTCTAGTGACAACCCTCTCATAGTCCAAGGGTTTTATCCAGAACCTACCCAGTGGGTTCCATCAGTAACTCTTTAATATTGTAAGGGTTTCATCGAGAAACCAAGCAGGGGTTTCTATTGAGAACCTATTTATATTCCATCTATATTCATCtatattcatttatattcatCTAGATGCCAGCAACAGGGTTCTCCTGAGAAACCATTTATTTTCCAAGGGTGTCCTCTAGAACCTAGACAGTGGATTCTACTGAGAACCCTTTTTTACCCATAGATCTCTCTCCCACTAACTATGGTTGTAGTTCTTAATGCAGTTTAACAAAGAACCCTTGAATATCCcgttcatttaaaataaaaaaagaagcaaatagAAGCAAATGGTTCTGTGTAGAACCTCAGACCCTCAAGATGAAGCCCTCTGGAgcctttatttctaagagtgtagCAGGAGTCCTATAAGCTGCTCAAAAGTTGTATttcaaatctctctctctcgctctgtttctccctctcttgtCCTCTTCCCATGTAAATAAGGCCAACTCCCCCTAACTCCACACACCCCTCTGAGGCAGTTTAAAGACCCAACactgtctccttgtctccttgACAACCCGCATACACTGGGGTCCTGTCGTGgcctctctgtcttttgtgtttgggagctcagagagacagaaagaaagagaaagagagtgagagaggggaagaagagaggaaacGAAGGATGAAAACAAGGCTGAAAAAAGATAACAAAGATGACATCATAGCTATTTTATCCCACAAGTGAAAATCTGGTCAACGGTGATGATGATtatgacgacgacgacgacgatgatgatgatgatgatgatgatgatgatgatgatgattagcCAGAGGCACAAAATGGGTGGCAGCTCAGTCTGGGAGTGTGTGagccgagagagagagagagagagagaggcccaGGCCTGAATGGAGCATTGTGGGAAAGACAGTGGGCACACTGGGCAGTAACACAGAGAACACTAACTCACAGATCATGCCAGAGAGTCTGAAAACACCCACACTGGGCGACAATGGCAAACTTCATCGCTCCACTTGGCCCCGTCtgaatacacacatacaatggCAGAATCCAAATAAGATGCTCTGTTATTCGTGAAATTCAACACACTAAATTCCTTCAGTGCCTCTGTCCCTTTGACCGGCAGCAGATGGCCGGGGCTGCGCcgcataaatgtgtgtgtgtgtgtgcatgaacgtgcatgtgcgtgcgtgtgtgtgtgtggtcttgtTTTCCTGTTGCATCATGGGTGAAGCACCCTGTAGGTTTGAACGGTGGGAAATCATCTAAAGGCGTGACAGGTGTGGAAGTTATGCAACTCTACCTCGAAACTTAAACTGATGGAAACAAATCGGACTTGTTTCGGTCATGACTGAGAACAAATTTAACTAAATCAGCCAATTAAATCAGGCCTGATTAGAATGAGGACTGAGGAGGACCAGATCCAGCAGGTCTGACCCCTCTACAGCTGGTCTGCTTCAGCTGTCAGCTCTCTGCTGCCTCCCTGTGTAGCATGTGAGGAACATTTTGTCCTGAGATTAGAATttaagaaattacccccaaatttgcaacaaataagtgaaaaatttcaagaaaaaaaactgacattggaagaaaaagaacaataggggaatgacctgaaaaaatacaaaaataaaataaaaatatatcccataaataacataatgataaaaattatttaaaaaaaaaatatgtatataccgccttttattttttcacttagtttacaatttaatttatttttaatttatttagctGTCATGTAAATAGCTAGTCCCCAAAATTTTATATCATATCACCCAGTGTGTAATATATTACTGGATTATATCCcttaatgtgttcatcactgTAATGTAGTTTGTAAAGTTCTCTCTTACATGCATTATCTGCTGGGTagagtttagtttagtttagttaacTTAGTTTAATTTGATTTACTTAGTTATATCAATTTACACTGCTGTCAATGTGATGGACTAAACCAAGTCTAGTTGTAGTCCCTGAACAGATGTTATAATAGATATAATAGATAATGAATTAACAGAGAGGCTAATATTATGCATGTACTGTTACTATTTAGCTTGCTTCACaatttattctaattttataaaatgtgatgtACTCTTAAAGTGAGATAACCTACAAAAAGCTTGCTTTGATACCTTTAAGTACATTGTGCTGATAGCGGCCATTTctatccttttttatttttattttaggtatGAGTAGGTATAACtttgaaaaccacatttttatttgtaatagtgtttttactttgtaataGCCTGCTACTTTAACTTGAGTACTTGTTATACCAGCGTTTATGTGCTTATGTGTAAAACATTTGACCAATTTGATCAAAGTTTGTTTATAAAGTTAATATTTGCTGTTTCGATGTGCTGATAGCGGTTATCTCTCCTGGTCGCCTGAGGTCAGTTTTGTAACGTCTCGGCTGCCTCGCGCCGCTTCCCCTTCAGTTAAGTAAACAGATCTCAGATCTGCGGAGGTGTCGTAAAGTCGTGGGATTTAAAGGCGTCTTCGAAACTATTTTATCGCCAATTTACTAAACTTAAATCACATCCAAACGCGTTTTGGTCGATAAATGGTGACATAAAATTGATGTTTATAACtttattatcctttttttcGCCCCGTCTTTTATGGTCGGCGTGATGACGTCACGATAGCTCGGCGTCACGGGGCACTTTACGGCAGAGCGTGGTGCTGCTGGAGGTCAGTGGTTGACGAAAGACGAGTTTAGTAATCTGTAACGAAAATCCCATTTTCTCACGCGGAGAAATCGCTTAGGATACAACCTACGCATCAACAGGACATCGTCGGTGTGTTTGGGTGAATCCAGCAGCTCGTCTTTGACCcgtttttcttgtattttgagAGTTTCCGACAGAGCTAGCTAGCgcttgctaacgttagccacaTCGGCTCGGCTAGCAGCTAGCTCCCCCGGCTCCGGTGCTCACAGGTGACCCCCTCGGATCTTCCGCAGCCATGGACAACAACTCACAAGGATCCGGAGGAATAAAAGGAGGTCTCGGGAGTCTTTTTGGAGGTGGTGCACCTGAATACTCCAACACAGAGCTCGCCGGTGTTCCGTGTAAGTATCGTGTAATGTTGCAGTAACGTTAGCTCGCTACAGTTAGCTTAAACAGGTGAAAACTGTAGCACGCAGTTAAGCCTTTTACTCCACTTTTTCGCTAAATTAAGGTTGAATGATGTGTAAAATGAGcttgtatgtatgttttaatataatttcagtGACTGGAATGAGTCCTCTGTCCCCATATCTCAATGTCGACCCTCGTTACCTGGTTCAGGTAAGCTGTAGTTAAAGAAGCGTTTTACAGGGAGTTTTCAAAGGCACTGAATTAAACCAGAAATAAGgattacattaaattaatctttcagaagtcttaaaaatgatcGTGGGAAGtagtattttgtgatttttttctgactttacaTTGTAACAtaatagtaattaaaaaaaaataaaaaacatccttttatctatttattgttgttaaataatttagtaAACCTTTTCCTAAACGTaccatgatgggaatccaagttgtggaatctcacatgcagttTGAGAAACACAAACCTGGCCAGAAATCAGGCTAGAAGTGCCAGATACTTCCCAAATCTGTTTGGTAAAATGAATAGATATCTTTATGATGatataatattttcattgtcttccatgttaTCCACTCTTAAAAGTTTTATATCTCCAATATTTGACTGAGATAATCTAACCTGTACACTggacaaaaatacatgtttttgttgcgagaaacatttgggcaaaataaaattgtccttgttcagtttttgttgttagaAAAatggtcttaaacttaattctgagttgcattaaaaagtcttaaatctaacttgctttaagctgtgggaaccctgaatttTTGGCTGTTCGGGGTGTTaatgtaatgaaaatgaaatgatgtaATGAAACTTGGAActagagaaaattaaaactgagaagatagatttaaaaacaaacaaacaggcaacTGGATATAGATCACCTCTATTAcataaaatgtgacatgaatAAGGATCGTGTCCATCgccctttaaaaacaaagtattcagttatttatttttcatttattttctctctttctttcttggcCTTTTTTAGCCCCccatcattttcctttttaaaaattcagtttacgCTGTGCACTTTTACTGTCATTACAcaatatatttgtgtttgtgtatacatgtatagatgtttgttttgtgcaatgttactgaaaaacaataaacacagtttaaagaagttcatgtgttttgggctgtttttttctgactgtaacagctgttattgttattgttgtgtcTCAGGACACAGACGAGTTCATTCTGCCCACCGGTGCCAATAAAACACGAGGAAGGTTTGAACTGGCTTTCTTTACCATTGGAGGATCCTGCATGACAGGTAAGAGACGATTAACACCTCTAACATAACGCTTTGCAACTGTATGACATTGTCACAATACCTTAACTGTCTtggaaaatatcacagtttcaTGGTATGCTGTGTCACACaactactgtttttatttatagtcACAATGAAACTGTACATAAGCAAATGTTCATGGTCTCGTAATTATCAATTTTGTCTCTGTGGCTGTTTGTCATGTTTCGAGCTCCGCCCCTCGGGGCATATTAGATTAGGCATATATTAGAttattaggctttttttttttttaaaccggAGCTCTGATAAATAGagctgttctctatttatcagaggagggggttgACTggagtatgacttttttgtttagttttttcctTGAGTGGTGATTATAGTGATTGTATGATATAATAATAGCGATTATCCTCCCTTCATCATAGCTGtgttattaaatttaaaataaactccTCCATGATGTTTAAAGTTGAAGAAGAAATCCTGGAGCTGACaaagttttttctctcttgttgtGTATGGTGGTTAGATAGTGACAATGGTTCAATTAtggccaaattttaaatgagcGTAAATAAGGTGTTTTTGATTAAATCTCTTTATTTTAAGCTCacatttggttatgtttttttctttgtttgtttttttcttcgttTGTCGCACATGATGTGTCCAAGGActgtttgaaaagtaaaaatccaaccataaacatttctgtttttactctcTGGCCTTTATAAATAGTgtatttttggcgatttttaaataaaacacgaCTTCCAAATCAACGGGTTTAGCATTGAACTGCGTGTTTTGAGTTTTCATTGTGATGTATGAATGTGAGTTGTGTTTTGACTACAGGAGCTGCACTCGGGGCTTTAAATGGTCTCAGGGTGAGCCTGAAGGAGACCAGGGACATGGGATGGTCCAAACCGCGTAATGTGCAGTGAGTATTGACACAGCGTTCAGTTTAGTAGTAATCTTAATCCTAATATTACTCCTGGATCTCTTGACCTGTCctctaaatgtttgttttctctcttaaGGATTCTCAACATGGTGACCAGACAAGGTGCTTCATGGGCCAACTCTCTGGGCTCAGTTGGTGAGACCATTATAACGAAGTCTCATAGTGGTATCGGGCATATTTACTCATCTCATGGATGAGAATCAACATGTGGGAAAGCATCACTTATTTAAACACAGAATATTAgattttgtgttgatgtttggCTTTCTAATTTTCAAGTTTCCTGTTTTGAATGATCACTCTTGTGATTGATTGATGTggtataaaaagtttttttggtgTAAAAGTTGGTGTATATTTCTC includes:
- the timm23a gene encoding mitochondrial import inner membrane translocase subunit Tim23, which produces MDNNSQGSGGIKGGLGSLFGGGAPEYSNTELAGVPLTGMSPLSPYLNVDPRYLVQDTDEFILPTGANKTRGRFELAFFTIGGSCMTGAALGALNGLRVSLKETRDMGWSKPRNVQILNMVTRQGASWANSLGSVALLYSVFGVAIEKARGAEDDINTVAAGTLTGMLFKSASGLKGIARGGLAGLALSGAYALYNNWDHLTGSSPSSRLY